One genomic window of Caenorhabditis elegans chromosome I includes the following:
- the maph-1.1 gene encoding Microtubule-associated protein homolog maph-1.1 (Confirmed by transcript evidence): MPEEYIMSSKACIYVLGGAANTAALFDFDGVYILDGGFAEKNPGFVAHVRDVSAVLLAAPTLGNLGTTSALLEQGKPLPVFTNTKPFKTAKPGSSGEIAKAIQEANSKILSVAPPLFNPKYPANIIYQSAAKGVLSLYILAGDVKDAEVITKALAGGNEAEVEKAAAEHGTIGVLLWRPAMTDQSVVRVLISGTSSLSRIQQSLDKAAKSLPFLNVPTVKSKDALSDIPAPAVPRPVAGKPSARPATTTGTATRPTRPAVPAASAPRALTSRAPAGPSRPTTTRNAAPAPRTAVPSRATVLTKTAPASKAPTRAPVPARSAPAPPRGAPAKPAANTAKAEPIAQKKTVGKVQGTAPSKPAPAAPASAATSPAPAPEAPRRAPLEVDDVANLADVEDEIPPPVDAFKKPEPHPEPNVSGGSEEDKIPEPVDAFKKPDPVELDDFDPLKPSHPEPSAPVVPSDHIIIATPDPELPDIVAAVPFVSPSPKGPNDGLVKLDDELEKIAPGFEEPLIPQAPRDDGTLAECSEEVSKLVEISMDTDNSAEVAADLAKAVGEVTQLSADLQNLGLDEKTDEYVRKLSNQMIEDATLPFTSALASSIVTSNGSETNGHGEQAHAAQNGGIDHQKEIPKHDLMQSRSSVIENGAAVQYEKTDPALDDVLNACAQESEKIDASHPDNLHMPAAPGSAAPAKPVKFARPYYFDVVTVPRNEKLETSVAADGLQEFISKVRSRNVILASKDISGEQLQAILCGKQTWCDSAHPCNVIPTHSSPMLLDFRQKNEEQFAANNLQFSIPVEKQRTTVSSDAGAIEYELARVDLL; this comes from the exons atgccGGAGGAATATATCATGTCGTCAAAGGCGTGCATCTACGTCTTGGGCGGTGCGGCCAACACGGCCGCCCTGTTTGATTTCGACGGCGTCTACATTCTCGATGGGGGATTCGCCGAAAAGAACCCGGGATTTGTGGCTCACGTCAGGGACGTCTCTGCCGTTCTGCTCGCCGCTCCGACGCTGGGAAATCTTGGAACCACATCTGCTCTGTTGGAACAG ggaaaaccGTTGCCGGTGTTCACCAACACGAAGCCGTTCAAGACTGCAAAGCCAGGAAGCAGTGGAGAGATTGCCAAAGCAATTCAAGAAGCCAACTCGAAAATCCTCTCCGTGGCTCCACCACTGTTCAATCCAAAATACCCGGCAAACATCATATACCAGTCAGCTGCAAAAGGAGTTCTCTCACTGTATATTCTGGCTGGTGACGTCAAGGATGCCGAAGTGATCACAAAGGCGTTGGCTGGAGGAAACGAGGCTGAAGTGGAGAAGGCGGCCGCTGAGCATGGAACCATCGGCGTCCTGCTCTGGAGACCTGCGATGACTGATCAATCGGTGGTCAGAGTGCTCATTTCGGGAACTAGTTCACTTTCGAGGATCCAGCAATCGCTTGACAAGGCAGCGAAATCACTTCCATTCCTCAACGTGCCTACCGTGAAGTCGAAGGATGCGCTGTCGGATATTCCTGCTCCTGCTGTGCCACGACCTGTTGCCGGAAAACCATCGGCGAGACCTGCAACCACAACAGGCACCGCAACTCGTCCAACTCGTCCAGCAGTCCCTGCAGCCAGTGCTCCCAGAGCTTTGACTTCTCGTGCTCCAGCAGGCCCATCTCGTCCGACGACTACACGAAATGCAGCTCCTGCTCCCAGAACAGCTGTCCCATCGCGAGCAACTGTACTCACAAAGACTGCTCCAGCATCGAAGGCTCCAACGAGAGCTCCAGTCCCAGCGAGATCTGCACCAGCGCCACCACGAGGAGCCCCTGCGAAGCCGGCCGCGAACACAGCCAAGGCCGAACCAATAGCTCAGAAGAAGACCGTTGGAAAAGTTCAAGGAACTGCTCCATCAAAACCTGCTCCGGCGGCTCCAGCTTCGGCAGCCACGtctccagctccagctccagaaGCTCCTCGAAGG GCTCCACTGGAAGTCGATGATGTCGCAAATCTGGCTGACGTCGAAGACGAAATTCCGCCACCAGTTGACGCGTTCAAGAAGCCAGAGCCACATCCAGAGCCGAATGTTTCTGGCGGTTCCGAGGAAGACAAGATACCAGAGCCAGTCGATGCTTTCAAGAAGCCAGATCCAGTTGAGCTGGACGATTTCGATCCACTAAAGCCATCGCATCCCGAGCCATCTGCGCCAGTTGTGCCAAGTGACCATATCATCATCGCTACACCTGATCCAGAGCTCCCCGACATTGTTGCTGCTGTTCCATTCGTTTCTCCATCACCAAAAGGTCCAAATGATGGACTTGTGAAGTTGGACGATGAGCTGGAGAAGATTGCTCCAGGATTTGAG gaaccACTGATCCCACAAGCTCCACGTGACGATGGCACTCTTGCCGAATGCAGTGAAGAAGTGTCCAAATTGGTTGAGATCAGCATGGATACTGATAACAGCGCTGAAGTTGCAGCGGATCTTGCCAAGGCCGTTGGAGAAGTCACTCAGTTGTCGGCAGATCTTCAGAATCTGGGTCTCGACGAGAAGACGGATGAGTATGTGCGAAAGCTGAGCAATCAGATGATTGAAGACGCCACACTGCCATTCACCAGTGCACTTGCCAGCAGTATTGTCACTTCGAACGGATCGGAAACAAACGGCCACGGGGAACAAGCACATGCAGCACAAAATGGAGGAATCGATCATCAGAAGGAGATTCCGAAGCATGATTTaatgcaatcgcgctccagtGTGATTGAGAATGGAGCTGCTGTGCAGTACGAGAAGACTGATCCAGCATTGGATGATGTGCTCAATGCATGTGCTCAGGAGAGTGAAAAG ATCGATGCTTCCCATCCAGATAATCTTCACATGCCAGCTGCTCCAGGATCCGCCGCCCCAGCGAAGCCAGTCAAGTTCGCGCGCCCATATTATTTCGACGTGGTGACAGTGCCAAGGAACGAGAAATTGGAGACCTCTGTTGCAGCAGACGGCCTTCAAGAGTTCATCTCAAAAGTTCGCTCCAGAAATGTGATCCTCGCGTCGAAGGATATCTCCGGAGAGCAGCTGCAGGCGATTCTTTGCGGAAAGCAAACATGGTGTGATAGTG ctcacCCATGCAACGTGATCCCGACGCATTCCTCTCCGATGCTACTCGATTTCCGCCAAAAGAACGAGGAACAGTTTGCCGCGAATAATCTGCAATTTTCGATTCCCGTGGAGAAGCAACGGACCACAGTGAGCTCGGACGCCGGAGCCATCGAGTATGAGTTGGCCAGAGTCGATTTGCTCTAA
- the maph-1.1 gene encoding Microtubule-associated protein homolog maph-1.1 (Confirmed by transcript evidence), giving the protein MPEEYIMSSKACIYVLGGAANTAALFDFDGVYILDGGFAEKNPGFVAHVRDVSAVLLAAPTLGNLGTTSALLEQGKPLPVFTNTKPFKTAKPGSSGEIAKAIQEANSKILSVAPPLFNPKYPANIIYQSAAKGVLSLYILAGDVKDAEVITKALAGGNEAEVEKAAAEHGTIGVLLWRPAMTDQSVVRVLISGTSSLSRIQQSLDKAAKSLPFLNVPTVKSKDALSDIPAPAVPRPVAGKPSARPATTTGTATRPTRPAVPAASAPRALTSRAPAGPSRPTTTRNAAPAPRTAVPSRATVLTKTAPASKAPTRAPVPARSAPAPPRGAPAKPAANTAKAEPIAQKKTVGKVQGTAPSKPAPAAPASAATSPAPAPEAPRRDPNNVTIVLDDSLSPEDFNQGSAPMDIVVIPPTPEPPRHEVAQATHPEESIIDAEDLAKAPLEVDDVANLADVEDEIPPPVDAFKKPEPHPEPNVSGGSEEDKIPEPVDAFKKPDPVELDDFDPLKPSHPEPSAPVVPSDHIIIATPDPELPDIVAAVPFVSPSPKGPNDGLVKLDDELEKIAPGFEEPLIPQAPRDDGTLAECSEEVSKLVEISMDTDNSAEVAADLAKAVGEVTQLSADLQNLGLDEKTDEYVRKLSNQMIEDATLPFTSALASSIVTSNGSETNGHGEQAHAAQNGGIDHQKEIPKHDLMQSRSSVIENGAAVQYEKTDPALDDVLNACAQESEKIDASHPDNLHMPAAPGSAAPAKPVKFARPYYFDVVTVPRNEKLETSVAADGLQEFISKVRSRNVILASKDISGEQLQAILCGKQTWCDTHPCNVIPTHSSPMLLDFRQKNEEQFAANNLQFSIPVEKQRTTVSSDAGAIEYELARVDLL; this is encoded by the exons atgccGGAGGAATATATCATGTCGTCAAAGGCGTGCATCTACGTCTTGGGCGGTGCGGCCAACACGGCCGCCCTGTTTGATTTCGACGGCGTCTACATTCTCGATGGGGGATTCGCCGAAAAGAACCCGGGATTTGTGGCTCACGTCAGGGACGTCTCTGCCGTTCTGCTCGCCGCTCCGACGCTGGGAAATCTTGGAACCACATCTGCTCTGTTGGAACAG ggaaaaccGTTGCCGGTGTTCACCAACACGAAGCCGTTCAAGACTGCAAAGCCAGGAAGCAGTGGAGAGATTGCCAAAGCAATTCAAGAAGCCAACTCGAAAATCCTCTCCGTGGCTCCACCACTGTTCAATCCAAAATACCCGGCAAACATCATATACCAGTCAGCTGCAAAAGGAGTTCTCTCACTGTATATTCTGGCTGGTGACGTCAAGGATGCCGAAGTGATCACAAAGGCGTTGGCTGGAGGAAACGAGGCTGAAGTGGAGAAGGCGGCCGCTGAGCATGGAACCATCGGCGTCCTGCTCTGGAGACCTGCGATGACTGATCAATCGGTGGTCAGAGTGCTCATTTCGGGAACTAGTTCACTTTCGAGGATCCAGCAATCGCTTGACAAGGCAGCGAAATCACTTCCATTCCTCAACGTGCCTACCGTGAAGTCGAAGGATGCGCTGTCGGATATTCCTGCTCCTGCTGTGCCACGACCTGTTGCCGGAAAACCATCGGCGAGACCTGCAACCACAACAGGCACCGCAACTCGTCCAACTCGTCCAGCAGTCCCTGCAGCCAGTGCTCCCAGAGCTTTGACTTCTCGTGCTCCAGCAGGCCCATCTCGTCCGACGACTACACGAAATGCAGCTCCTGCTCCCAGAACAGCTGTCCCATCGCGAGCAACTGTACTCACAAAGACTGCTCCAGCATCGAAGGCTCCAACGAGAGCTCCAGTCCCAGCGAGATCTGCACCAGCGCCACCACGAGGAGCCCCTGCGAAGCCGGCCGCGAACACAGCCAAGGCCGAACCAATAGCTCAGAAGAAGACCGTTGGAAAAGTTCAAGGAACTGCTCCATCAAAACCTGCTCCGGCGGCTCCAGCTTCGGCAGCCACGtctccagctccagctccagaaGCTCCTCGAAGG GATCCGAACAACGTCACCATCGTTCTCGACGATTCGCTCTCTCCAGAAGATTTCAACCAAGGGTCGGCTCCGATGGATATTGTCGTGATTCCACCAACACCGGAGCCACCACGTCATGAGGTGGCTCAGGCCACGCATCCAGAGGAGTCGATAATTGACGCGGAGGACTTGGCAAAG GCTCCACTGGAAGTCGATGATGTCGCAAATCTGGCTGACGTCGAAGACGAAATTCCGCCACCAGTTGACGCGTTCAAGAAGCCAGAGCCACATCCAGAGCCGAATGTTTCTGGCGGTTCCGAGGAAGACAAGATACCAGAGCCAGTCGATGCTTTCAAGAAGCCAGATCCAGTTGAGCTGGACGATTTCGATCCACTAAAGCCATCGCATCCCGAGCCATCTGCGCCAGTTGTGCCAAGTGACCATATCATCATCGCTACACCTGATCCAGAGCTCCCCGACATTGTTGCTGCTGTTCCATTCGTTTCTCCATCACCAAAAGGTCCAAATGATGGACTTGTGAAGTTGGACGATGAGCTGGAGAAGATTGCTCCAGGATTTGAG gaaccACTGATCCCACAAGCTCCACGTGACGATGGCACTCTTGCCGAATGCAGTGAAGAAGTGTCCAAATTGGTTGAGATCAGCATGGATACTGATAACAGCGCTGAAGTTGCAGCGGATCTTGCCAAGGCCGTTGGAGAAGTCACTCAGTTGTCGGCAGATCTTCAGAATCTGGGTCTCGACGAGAAGACGGATGAGTATGTGCGAAAGCTGAGCAATCAGATGATTGAAGACGCCACACTGCCATTCACCAGTGCACTTGCCAGCAGTATTGTCACTTCGAACGGATCGGAAACAAACGGCCACGGGGAACAAGCACATGCAGCACAAAATGGAGGAATCGATCATCAGAAGGAGATTCCGAAGCATGATTTaatgcaatcgcgctccagtGTGATTGAGAATGGAGCTGCTGTGCAGTACGAGAAGACTGATCCAGCATTGGATGATGTGCTCAATGCATGTGCTCAGGAGAGTGAAAAG ATCGATGCTTCCCATCCAGATAATCTTCACATGCCAGCTGCTCCAGGATCCGCCGCCCCAGCGAAGCCAGTCAAGTTCGCGCGCCCATATTATTTCGACGTGGTGACAGTGCCAAGGAACGAGAAATTGGAGACCTCTGTTGCAGCAGACGGCCTTCAAGAGTTCATCTCAAAAGTTCGCTCCAGAAATGTGATCCTCGCGTCGAAGGATATCTCCGGAGAGCAGCTGCAGGCGATTCTTTGCGGAAAGCAAACATGGTGTGATA ctcacCCATGCAACGTGATCCCGACGCATTCCTCTCCGATGCTACTCGATTTCCGCCAAAAGAACGAGGAACAGTTTGCCGCGAATAATCTGCAATTTTCGATTCCCGTGGAGAAGCAACGGACCACAGTGAGCTCGGACGCCGGAGCCATCGAGTATGAGTTGGCCAGAGTCGATTTGCTCTAA
- the maph-1.1 gene encoding Microtubule-associated protein homolog maph-1.1 (Confirmed by transcript evidence), producing MPEEYIMSSKACIYVLGGAANTAALFDFDGVYILDGGFAEKNPGFVAHVRDVSAVLLAAPTLGNLGTTSALLEQGKPLPVFTNTKPFKTAKPGSSGEIAKAIQEANSKILSVAPPLFNPKYPANIIYQSAAKGVLSLYILAGDVKDAEVITKALAGGNEAEVEKAAAEHGTIGVLLWRPAMTDQSVVRVLISGTSSLSRIQQSLDKAAKSLPFLNVPTVKSKDALSDIPAPAVPRPVAGKPSARPATTTGTATRPTRPAVPAASAPRALTSRAPAGPSRPTTTRNAAPAPRTAVPSRATVLTKTAPASKAPTRAPVPARSAPAPPRGAPAKPAANTAKAEPIAQKKTVGKVQGTAPSKPAPAAPASAATSPAPAPEAPRRDPNNVTIVLDDSLSPEDFNQGSAPMDIVVIPPTPEPPRHEVAQATHPEESIIDAEDLAKAPLEVDDVANLADVEDEIPPPVDAFKKPEPHPEPNVSGGSEEDKIPEPVDAFKKPDPVELDDFDPLKPSHPEPSAPVVPSDHIIIATPDPELPDIVAAVPFVSPSPKGPNDGLVKLDDELEKIAPGFEEPLIPQAPRDDGTLAECSEEVSKLVEISMDTDNSAEVAADLAKAVGEVTQLSADLQNLGLDEKTDEYVRKLSNQMIEDATLPFTSALASSIVTSNGSETNGHGEQAHAAQNGGIDHQKEIPKHDLMQSRSSVIENGAAVQYEKTDPALDDVLNACAQESEKIDASHPDNLHMPAAPGSAAPAKPVKFARPYYFDVVTVPRNEKLETSVAADGLQEFISKVRSRNVILASKDISGEQLQAILCGKQTWCDSAHPCNVIPTHSSPMLLDFRQKNEEQFAANNLQFSIPVEKQRTTVSSDAGAIEYELARVDLL from the exons atgccGGAGGAATATATCATGTCGTCAAAGGCGTGCATCTACGTCTTGGGCGGTGCGGCCAACACGGCCGCCCTGTTTGATTTCGACGGCGTCTACATTCTCGATGGGGGATTCGCCGAAAAGAACCCGGGATTTGTGGCTCACGTCAGGGACGTCTCTGCCGTTCTGCTCGCCGCTCCGACGCTGGGAAATCTTGGAACCACATCTGCTCTGTTGGAACAG ggaaaaccGTTGCCGGTGTTCACCAACACGAAGCCGTTCAAGACTGCAAAGCCAGGAAGCAGTGGAGAGATTGCCAAAGCAATTCAAGAAGCCAACTCGAAAATCCTCTCCGTGGCTCCACCACTGTTCAATCCAAAATACCCGGCAAACATCATATACCAGTCAGCTGCAAAAGGAGTTCTCTCACTGTATATTCTGGCTGGTGACGTCAAGGATGCCGAAGTGATCACAAAGGCGTTGGCTGGAGGAAACGAGGCTGAAGTGGAGAAGGCGGCCGCTGAGCATGGAACCATCGGCGTCCTGCTCTGGAGACCTGCGATGACTGATCAATCGGTGGTCAGAGTGCTCATTTCGGGAACTAGTTCACTTTCGAGGATCCAGCAATCGCTTGACAAGGCAGCGAAATCACTTCCATTCCTCAACGTGCCTACCGTGAAGTCGAAGGATGCGCTGTCGGATATTCCTGCTCCTGCTGTGCCACGACCTGTTGCCGGAAAACCATCGGCGAGACCTGCAACCACAACAGGCACCGCAACTCGTCCAACTCGTCCAGCAGTCCCTGCAGCCAGTGCTCCCAGAGCTTTGACTTCTCGTGCTCCAGCAGGCCCATCTCGTCCGACGACTACACGAAATGCAGCTCCTGCTCCCAGAACAGCTGTCCCATCGCGAGCAACTGTACTCACAAAGACTGCTCCAGCATCGAAGGCTCCAACGAGAGCTCCAGTCCCAGCGAGATCTGCACCAGCGCCACCACGAGGAGCCCCTGCGAAGCCGGCCGCGAACACAGCCAAGGCCGAACCAATAGCTCAGAAGAAGACCGTTGGAAAAGTTCAAGGAACTGCTCCATCAAAACCTGCTCCGGCGGCTCCAGCTTCGGCAGCCACGtctccagctccagctccagaaGCTCCTCGAAGG GATCCGAACAACGTCACCATCGTTCTCGACGATTCGCTCTCTCCAGAAGATTTCAACCAAGGGTCGGCTCCGATGGATATTGTCGTGATTCCACCAACACCGGAGCCACCACGTCATGAGGTGGCTCAGGCCACGCATCCAGAGGAGTCGATAATTGACGCGGAGGACTTGGCAAAG GCTCCACTGGAAGTCGATGATGTCGCAAATCTGGCTGACGTCGAAGACGAAATTCCGCCACCAGTTGACGCGTTCAAGAAGCCAGAGCCACATCCAGAGCCGAATGTTTCTGGCGGTTCCGAGGAAGACAAGATACCAGAGCCAGTCGATGCTTTCAAGAAGCCAGATCCAGTTGAGCTGGACGATTTCGATCCACTAAAGCCATCGCATCCCGAGCCATCTGCGCCAGTTGTGCCAAGTGACCATATCATCATCGCTACACCTGATCCAGAGCTCCCCGACATTGTTGCTGCTGTTCCATTCGTTTCTCCATCACCAAAAGGTCCAAATGATGGACTTGTGAAGTTGGACGATGAGCTGGAGAAGATTGCTCCAGGATTTGAG gaaccACTGATCCCACAAGCTCCACGTGACGATGGCACTCTTGCCGAATGCAGTGAAGAAGTGTCCAAATTGGTTGAGATCAGCATGGATACTGATAACAGCGCTGAAGTTGCAGCGGATCTTGCCAAGGCCGTTGGAGAAGTCACTCAGTTGTCGGCAGATCTTCAGAATCTGGGTCTCGACGAGAAGACGGATGAGTATGTGCGAAAGCTGAGCAATCAGATGATTGAAGACGCCACACTGCCATTCACCAGTGCACTTGCCAGCAGTATTGTCACTTCGAACGGATCGGAAACAAACGGCCACGGGGAACAAGCACATGCAGCACAAAATGGAGGAATCGATCATCAGAAGGAGATTCCGAAGCATGATTTaatgcaatcgcgctccagtGTGATTGAGAATGGAGCTGCTGTGCAGTACGAGAAGACTGATCCAGCATTGGATGATGTGCTCAATGCATGTGCTCAGGAGAGTGAAAAG ATCGATGCTTCCCATCCAGATAATCTTCACATGCCAGCTGCTCCAGGATCCGCCGCCCCAGCGAAGCCAGTCAAGTTCGCGCGCCCATATTATTTCGACGTGGTGACAGTGCCAAGGAACGAGAAATTGGAGACCTCTGTTGCAGCAGACGGCCTTCAAGAGTTCATCTCAAAAGTTCGCTCCAGAAATGTGATCCTCGCGTCGAAGGATATCTCCGGAGAGCAGCTGCAGGCGATTCTTTGCGGAAAGCAAACATGGTGTGATAGTG ctcacCCATGCAACGTGATCCCGACGCATTCCTCTCCGATGCTACTCGATTTCCGCCAAAAGAACGAGGAACAGTTTGCCGCGAATAATCTGCAATTTTCGATTCCCGTGGAGAAGCAACGGACCACAGTGAGCTCGGACGCCGGAGCCATCGAGTATGAGTTGGCCAGAGTCGATTTGCTCTAA
- the maph-1.1 gene encoding Microtubule-associated protein homolog maph-1.1 (Confirmed by transcript evidence), with amino-acid sequence MPEEYIMSSKACIYVLGGAANTAALFDFDGVYILDGGFAEKNPGFVAHVRDVSAVLLAAPTLGNLGTTSALLEQGKPLPVFTNTKPFKTAKPGSSGEIAKAIQEANSKILSVAPPLFNPKYPANIIYQSAAKGVLSLYILAGDVKDAEVITKALAGGNEAEVEKAAAEHGTIGVLLWRPAMTDQSVVRVLISGTSSLSRIQQSLDKAAKSLPFLNVPTVKSKDALSDIPAPAVPRPVAGKPSARPATTTGTATRPTRPAVPAASAPRALTSRAPAGPSRPTTTRNAAPAPRTAVPSRATVLTKTAPASKAPTRAPVPARSAPAPPRGAPAKPAANTAKAEPIAQKKTVGKVQGTAPSKPAPAAPASAATSPAPAPEAPRRDPNNVTIVLDDSLSPEDFNQGSAPMDIVVIPPTPEPPRHEVAQATHPEESIIDAEDLAKEPLIPQAPRDDGTLAECSEEVSKLVEISMDTDNSAEVAADLAKAVGEVTQLSADLQNLGLDEKTDEYVRKLSNQMIEDATLPFTSALASSIVTSNGSETNGHGEQAHAAQNGGIDHQKEIPKHDLMQSRSSVIENGAAVQYEKTDPALDDVLNACAQESEKIDASHPDNLHMPAAPGSAAPAKPVKFARPYYFDVVTVPRNEKLETSVAADGLQEFISKVRSRNVILASKDISGEQLQAILCGKQTWCDSGKFENSFDLINYFSAHPCNVIPTHSSPMLLDFRQKNEEQFAANNLQFSIPVEKQRTTVSSDAGAIEYELARVDLL; translated from the exons atgccGGAGGAATATATCATGTCGTCAAAGGCGTGCATCTACGTCTTGGGCGGTGCGGCCAACACGGCCGCCCTGTTTGATTTCGACGGCGTCTACATTCTCGATGGGGGATTCGCCGAAAAGAACCCGGGATTTGTGGCTCACGTCAGGGACGTCTCTGCCGTTCTGCTCGCCGCTCCGACGCTGGGAAATCTTGGAACCACATCTGCTCTGTTGGAACAG ggaaaaccGTTGCCGGTGTTCACCAACACGAAGCCGTTCAAGACTGCAAAGCCAGGAAGCAGTGGAGAGATTGCCAAAGCAATTCAAGAAGCCAACTCGAAAATCCTCTCCGTGGCTCCACCACTGTTCAATCCAAAATACCCGGCAAACATCATATACCAGTCAGCTGCAAAAGGAGTTCTCTCACTGTATATTCTGGCTGGTGACGTCAAGGATGCCGAAGTGATCACAAAGGCGTTGGCTGGAGGAAACGAGGCTGAAGTGGAGAAGGCGGCCGCTGAGCATGGAACCATCGGCGTCCTGCTCTGGAGACCTGCGATGACTGATCAATCGGTGGTCAGAGTGCTCATTTCGGGAACTAGTTCACTTTCGAGGATCCAGCAATCGCTTGACAAGGCAGCGAAATCACTTCCATTCCTCAACGTGCCTACCGTGAAGTCGAAGGATGCGCTGTCGGATATTCCTGCTCCTGCTGTGCCACGACCTGTTGCCGGAAAACCATCGGCGAGACCTGCAACCACAACAGGCACCGCAACTCGTCCAACTCGTCCAGCAGTCCCTGCAGCCAGTGCTCCCAGAGCTTTGACTTCTCGTGCTCCAGCAGGCCCATCTCGTCCGACGACTACACGAAATGCAGCTCCTGCTCCCAGAACAGCTGTCCCATCGCGAGCAACTGTACTCACAAAGACTGCTCCAGCATCGAAGGCTCCAACGAGAGCTCCAGTCCCAGCGAGATCTGCACCAGCGCCACCACGAGGAGCCCCTGCGAAGCCGGCCGCGAACACAGCCAAGGCCGAACCAATAGCTCAGAAGAAGACCGTTGGAAAAGTTCAAGGAACTGCTCCATCAAAACCTGCTCCGGCGGCTCCAGCTTCGGCAGCCACGtctccagctccagctccagaaGCTCCTCGAAGG GATCCGAACAACGTCACCATCGTTCTCGACGATTCGCTCTCTCCAGAAGATTTCAACCAAGGGTCGGCTCCGATGGATATTGTCGTGATTCCACCAACACCGGAGCCACCACGTCATGAGGTGGCTCAGGCCACGCATCCAGAGGAGTCGATAATTGACGCGGAGGACTTGGCAAAG gaaccACTGATCCCACAAGCTCCACGTGACGATGGCACTCTTGCCGAATGCAGTGAAGAAGTGTCCAAATTGGTTGAGATCAGCATGGATACTGATAACAGCGCTGAAGTTGCAGCGGATCTTGCCAAGGCCGTTGGAGAAGTCACTCAGTTGTCGGCAGATCTTCAGAATCTGGGTCTCGACGAGAAGACGGATGAGTATGTGCGAAAGCTGAGCAATCAGATGATTGAAGACGCCACACTGCCATTCACCAGTGCACTTGCCAGCAGTATTGTCACTTCGAACGGATCGGAAACAAACGGCCACGGGGAACAAGCACATGCAGCACAAAATGGAGGAATCGATCATCAGAAGGAGATTCCGAAGCATGATTTaatgcaatcgcgctccagtGTGATTGAGAATGGAGCTGCTGTGCAGTACGAGAAGACTGATCCAGCATTGGATGATGTGCTCAATGCATGTGCTCAGGAGAGTGAAAAG ATCGATGCTTCCCATCCAGATAATCTTCACATGCCAGCTGCTCCAGGATCCGCCGCCCCAGCGAAGCCAGTCAAGTTCGCGCGCCCATATTATTTCGACGTGGTGACAGTGCCAAGGAACGAGAAATTGGAGACCTCTGTTGCAGCAGACGGCCTTCAAGAGTTCATCTCAAAAGTTCGCTCCAGAAATGTGATCCTCGCGTCGAAGGATATCTCCGGAGAGCAGCTGCAGGCGATTCTTTGCGGAAAGCAAACATGGTGTGATAGTGGTAAGTTTGAAAACTCATTtgatttaattaattatttttcagctcacCCATGCAACGTGATCCCGACGCATTCCTCTCCGATGCTACTCGATTTCCGCCAAAAGAACGAGGAACAGTTTGCCGCGAATAATCTGCAATTTTCGATTCCCGTGGAGAAGCAACGGACCACAGTGAGCTCGGACGCCGGAGCCATCGAGTATGAGTTGGCCAGAGTCGATTTGCTCTAA